From a single Paenibacillus sp. FSL W8-0426 genomic region:
- a CDS encoding VOC family protein gives MNYEVVTFLSMNGRGAEAIAFYTEHLQANVVFKVTYEDMKKMDPAMVIEPGREQWISHSILEVGVHKIMLAEESMVPKLDYIVGNNTSLCIQSADKQEIERIYHSLVGDPRTEVITPLGPIVFSEAYGIVRDPFGVYMQLMYDKRLAKA, from the coding sequence ATGAATTATGAAGTGGTTACGTTTTTGTCGATGAATGGAAGAGGGGCGGAAGCCATTGCGTTTTATACCGAGCATTTGCAGGCCAACGTTGTATTTAAAGTGACGTACGAGGACATGAAAAAAATGGATCCAGCGATGGTGATTGAACCGGGACGGGAGCAATGGATCTCTCATTCTATTCTGGAAGTCGGGGTGCACAAAATCATGCTGGCGGAAGAATCGATGGTGCCGAAACTGGACTACATCGTGGGCAATAACACGTCGCTTTGCATCCAATCGGCGGACAAGCAGGAGATTGAACGGATATACCACTCGTTGGTCGGGGACCCGCGAACCGAAGTGATTACGCCGCTTGGTCCGATCGTGTTTAGCGAGGCATACGGCATTGTGCGCGATCCGTTCGGGGTGTATATGCAGTTGATGTATGATAAGAGATTGGCAAAGGCATAA
- a CDS encoding YafY family protein — protein sequence MMKKYESLYKMMNYVYKKDRFTLQELRQEFGISKSTALRYIKALEDIGVPLYSEMGRYGGYRILDTYKVPPVTFTPQETYALFFALKGIELLGPLPFRAEYGTIRSKFLETVSPKIQNTLALIQTRVSFGTVKMTDNAPLLEDLLQAVMEPAIIRIVYQSPNKQTERRVQPIGIYANHGHWYCPSYDLDQGEYRVFRCDRIVNVTVLDDEQPLDLIKEIDLNNRFQLVSQSKQAIEYAIEISAEGQAIFERYHSPNMSLSEKDGHFCITGWIEPAERHFLLQYCHRFGTTLLDIQPPTLKQDFVKQLQELACRLH from the coding sequence ATGATGAAAAAATACGAATCCCTCTATAAAATGATGAACTACGTATACAAAAAGGACCGCTTCACGCTTCAAGAGCTGCGGCAAGAGTTCGGCATTTCCAAAAGCACCGCGCTTCGTTACATCAAAGCGTTGGAAGACATCGGCGTGCCTTTATATTCCGAGATGGGCCGATATGGCGGCTATCGCATACTCGATACGTACAAAGTGCCTCCCGTGACCTTTACGCCTCAGGAAACCTATGCGCTGTTTTTTGCGTTAAAGGGAATTGAACTCTTGGGCCCCCTGCCCTTTCGCGCCGAATACGGCACGATCCGCTCCAAATTTCTGGAGACTGTATCGCCGAAAATCCAAAACACGTTAGCGCTGATTCAAACCCGCGTTTCCTTTGGAACGGTCAAAATGACAGACAACGCTCCCTTGCTGGAAGACCTTCTTCAGGCGGTCATGGAGCCAGCCATTATTCGTATCGTTTACCAATCCCCGAACAAGCAAACGGAACGACGTGTTCAGCCGATCGGCATTTATGCCAATCACGGCCATTGGTACTGTCCGTCCTATGATCTGGATCAAGGGGAGTACAGAGTTTTTCGCTGCGACAGGATTGTAAACGTCACTGTACTGGACGACGAACAGCCCTTGGATTTGATCAAAGAAATAGATTTGAACAATCGCTTTCAACTGGTTAGCCAAAGCAAACAAGCCATCGAGTATGCCATTGAAATTTCCGCGGAGGGTCAAGCCATTTTCGAACGGTACCACTCCCCCAACATGTCCCTTTCCGAAAAAGACGGACACTTTTGCATTACCGGTTGGATTGAACCGGCGGAGAGGCATTTCTTGCTGCAGTACTGTCACCGGTTCGGAACGACTTTGCTGGATATACAGCCTCCAACCTTAAAACAGGACTTCGTCAAACAACTGCAAGAATTAGCCTGCCG